CACATATTCCTCTGGAAAGTCTTAGAGCCTCGGCTGAGAAAGGTCTGTCTACCCTGAGAAGTTCAGGACTGATAGCAAACTAGAGGCTCCTGGCCGCGTTCCTCTGGCGGGGCTGCCTGGCAGTCTCAGCCCGCAGGCGGCACAGAGAACCGCAGGTGAAATTCCAGCCCCCCACACGCACCGACGCGGCCCAGGTTTGGGGTTGCCTGTTGCTCCAAATAAGAGGGAAATTCGCCTGTACTCAAATGGCCtttcttcccccgcccccacgcACCTCCCCCACGCAAGAACTGTCCACTCCTGAACCAGGATTTCCAGGTTGGGATGAGGCTCCCCAGCCGGCCTTGCAGTGCCGACACGAATGCTGATAATTCCACAGAAGAGAAACTTTTCTGGGGTCCAGTGGGTCTCCGGCCCGGCTGCGGACTTGGAGCTGGGCAGGGTCACGCCTCCATCACTTGACCAGAAAAACGTCACCCAAAACCCCACTGCGGGTGGGCGCGGGATCCCCCAGCCCTTGGGTCTGGATGCCAGCTGGAGGAGGGGTCTGGAGTGGCGACCGCCCCGGAGGAAGGGGCCGTGGTCCTGAGACCCGCGCTCCCGAACCGGAGCCGTCCTTACCGTGCAGGCCGTTGGGGATGCTTCGGTGGTGCGGTGGCGCCGACAGGTCGTCCAGGGATCTGCGCGTGGCTACTGCCTTGCCATCCGAGGCCTTGTGCGGCCCCGGGGGCAGCAGCGGGGGCgggatgtggtggtggtggtccgGGCTGCCTCCGCTACCCGCGCTCGACGTGCTGCTGCCGTCGCCCACGTCGCGGGCCCCAGCGCCCGCCGCGCCGCCAGCCAGCGGCCCGCTCAGACTGGCCTGGCTGTCGATGGAGCTGCGGGAgccggcgccgccgccgccgcccccgccgcccccaccccccgccagcgCCGCGCGCTCCTCGTCCAGCATCAGCACCAGCTCCTTGAGCTCCAGGTTCTCGCGCAGCAGGGCCTCCTGGCGCGCCTCGAGCTCGCGCAGTTTCTGCTGCGAGCGGGCCACCTCGTGCCACACGGCGCCGGCCGCGTGTCGCCCGAAGCGCTGCCACTCGCGCGCCAGCTTGCGCCCCTTCTGCCGGTCGTCGTCGAGGAAGCAGCAGAGCTCGCGTAGCTCCTGGTTGTCGTCCTGCAGCCGCTGGTTCACGTCCTTGAGGCCGCGGATCTCCAGCAGGTGCTGCTGCAGCCGCCGGTTCACGTCGCGCATCAGGCCGCCGTGCTCCAGCATGAGGCCCACCTTCTCGCCCTCTGCGCGCCGCAGCCGCCGCGCCAGCTCCTCCTTGCTCCAGCGCAGCAGCTCCTCGTCCGGCACCTGGCTCAGCTCCTCcgacgccgccgccgccgccgccgccgccgccgggggcTTCGCCATGGCGGGGCCGTCACCGCGGCATCGCCCGCGCCCTCGCCCGGCCGGCGCTCTCCGCGCCGGGGCGGCGCTGGGCCGGTGCGCTCACGGGCAGGGGGCGGCCGGGGGCGCGTGCGGGCCGCCCCGCGCCTCCTCGCGCGCCCTCACGCAGCGTCCGCCCGGGGCCGCCCGGGAACCGCGGGTCTCGGGGCTCGGCGAGCTGGGACCGCTGCTGCGTCGGCGGCCGCCGTGCCGGGCGCTCTCCGGGTTCGGGCGAAGCAGGCGGAGGCCCGCCCCCGGCCCAGCTCCCGGAGCCCCGGCCGCCCCGCCCACtccgggcggggagggggcggggcgcctCGGCCGGCTCCGCCTCCGGGGGGGGAGCGAGGGGCTGGGCAGAGGCGCGGCCGGCCCCCGACGTCCCCCAGCGCCGTGCGCCCGCCCGCCCGGCGCCCTGCCAGAGGCGCATTCGAGCCTCGGTCCCGCCCCCTCGCCCATCCGATTGGGCCTCTTCGGGGGTGtgtgggaggggcggggcgcACGCGGGGGACGCCGAGGAGATGGTACAGTCCAGCCACCCGGCTTCCAACCCCCCTCCGGGCGGTTCAAGTTTCTGCGCCCGGAGGACGCGGCCTTGGCCAATCCCTGGGCTACAGGGCGCTTTTAAAATGCAGGTACGGCTGCGGGGAGGGGGACGGTGGGAAAGGTAGGGCAGGGCTTTCCTTAAAGGAGACGCGCGGAAATGGACGCCGAGCCCCCTCCCCGGCCTGCGTCCCCCGCGCACCGTCCTCCGCCCCAAATAAACGAATACCCGGGAGCCGAAGGACAGCGCCGCTTCTCCCTCCCGCGGACACCCGAGCCCGGCGTAGTGAGAGACACGACGAACAATGGGACTCTGACTCGGGGGTCGCTGTCCCCGGAGGCAGGGCGGCTCTTTGTCCCCTTCCTTGTCCCCGACTCCTCCGCCCCCATCTCCACTCCCGTCCCTTGCCTGAGCACGCGGAAGGGCTGCGTTTCCACCAGCCCAGCGCTGTGGCTCCTGCGTCTGCGCCCGGGAGGGCCAGGGCCTCGCCAGACGTGTCTCCGAGCACGGTCTGTACCCTCTCCCCTGTCCCAGGGGGGCGAGGGCACAGGGAACTTGCCCCCAGGCCGGAGCCGCGTACAGAGCACTGCTCCCCCGCCCACCCGACCGCTAGTCCCCGGGCTTCGAGGGAGAGTCAGGGATTCGGAGGAGGAGATCCCTGGAGGGGATGGAGGAAGGTCTCCCCACCGGGGCCTTAACGGCAGGGCCGGGGGTCGCCGACCCACCAGCAGAAACCCCGTCCCACCGGCAGCCTCGCCGGGCACCCGGGGTGTTGCCCCCCAGCCTGGGAGTCTGTCTCATTATCCTCGAGTCCCCCGAAGCGTGTTTACAGCGCGCCTGCTGCTGGCTGGTCCGAGGGGGGCGTCCCTCCCCCGAGACCCGCAATAAGATAAAACCCGCGCGCCCTCGACTGGGAGCCACCACGGCCTGGAGCGCGCGCCCGCGCAGCAGCTGATGGCCCCATTTCCAGTTGCTCAACCATTCGCTGGCCAACTGCGCACCCAGCACCTTCTCTACACCGGCCCTGTTCCAAACCCCCGGGAGATTTCACAGGGCAGGACAGCAGAGGTCACTACCCTCTGGGGGGGGGACGTTGCAGTctcctgggaggaggagagggcgaTGATAAACGCTAGATAAGCAGGAGGCGGCTCCTAAGTGCCAGCGCAGGGGATTAAGACAAGCTGCTGTCACAGAAAGTGATAATCAGTTACTTTAGATCCTGTGGTCAAGGAGGACCACTCAGGAGGTGCATCTAAGCtgagacctgagcagaaaggacAAAGATGAGGGGGGAAGGGCCCTCCAGGTGAAGGGGGAGAGTGCAGAGGCCCTAGGGTTGGCCTGTTAGTCGCCCTTACAAAGAAGGCAGGTGGGGCTGGGAATGGGCCTGGAAGGGCTGAGAGATGAGAGACTGCATGAGTCTAAGGCAGCTGGGAAAGCAGTAGGGGGTTAGCGCGGAGCAACCTGACCTGATTTGCCTTTTAAGAGGCTCACTCTGGCCAGCTAGTGAAGGGATGGGGAGGTGCACAGAGAGGTCACTATTCAGTACCTCATTCCCCACCCATGCGCCCCTCTTTCCAGGTGGTTGTTCAGGAGGGTGTGGTAGGGAGGGGacgagtgggaggagcagagctCTGAGGGTGAAGCCCCAGAAGTGTTCAGGGTTCCCATGACTTGGCCCAGGTGAGCCCCAGTTCTCCATAGGCCCAGCCCAGCCCGGATGAATCCGGGTTTGGAGAGGGCTTCAGCTCACATCTGGAAGGCTGCAAGCCTGTCTTAGCCCAGGAAGCCAGATCAAACAGATCCTGAAGGCTGTGCACAGAGCTGCTTCTGGGATCGGTGAGAAGAGCATGTGTGGACTCACTAGGGAAGTGGTGGAGAtgggtaaccctgagctgagctTGGGAGGGCCAAGCTAAGACAGAGTCCTGAAGCAAGAGGGACTGGTCAAGCCAGGTCCCCTCCCTAAGGCCCAGTGTCCCTCACGGTCCAGCAAAAGGTGCCAAGTTCCCTAGAACATTCTCAGTCCAACAGACCTTGTACTCCAAGCCATGAACTCAGAAAGGTCCTATGTCTTGGTGTCTAGCTTCCCGGTCATGAGAAGCTCAGCTTTGTCATGAAAACAGTAAAACCGAATCATGGCTCTCTAGCACAGGAATTCTCTCGATGCCCCATATAAATAGTTGGGGGTCTTTTAAATAATAGAGATATACCCCTGactctcctattttattttccttcaaaatctCCCAGTGCGTGTCCATTTAAAAGCACATAATTATTCTGGAGAGCCGGTATACGGACACATAATAGACAAACTATTTCAAAACACAGGGTCCGTGCCCCTGGGAACTGCTAGTAAGACCACACTACGGCGGTAAGCAGCCTGTCTCCCCACTGGGaagggagcacagagcccagagcagaggCCATCTGATGTTTGCAGGGTGAATGCACGACCCTTCGGCACGTGACCGATTCAATCCGAGCGCCTCATTTTGAAGTTGAGGCAACTGGGCCACAGAAGggaaatgacttgctcaaggtcacttcCCTTCATTGGCTTACTGAACACGCAAACATAGCATGATCCGGTAGTATGTCTCCATGAAAGTATATGCACGCATCGACATATGCTTCGGCATATATGGAAAATGCTCTTGGCTGCGTTGCGGTGAGTACCCCAGAGAGACGGGTAGGACATACAATCAAGGCAGCATTCTGAAGCACCGGGCTGGGCTTCCTGGAGGCGGTGACACCTGAGttgaaacttttttgtttttaagtaatctctcctcCCAACAGGAGGCTCAACCTCAatgaccccgagaccaagagtccAACGCTCTCCTGACTGAGGCAGCCGGGCGCCCCCTGAGTGGAATCTTGAACACTGAGTAGGAGTTTGTGAGATTTTGGAGGGGGGCGGAGAGCACTGGGATAGTCCAAATGGAGGAAAATACACAAGCCCAGACCCCAAAGGTAGGTGACAGTGATCGGGGTGGGGGGCATCAGCGTGAGGTGAGGCAGTAGAGCGGGGTGCAGCGGGCTCTGGGAGCTGCagggggacacctgtgtggcctCTCCCACAGGGGGCCAATAGTCAATAGCAATATTAACAAACCACCTACCACTTACCCAGCGCCCAGAACGAGCCAGGGATGCTAGGCCAGCCCACATGCGCTGATCAGAGCAACCCGCTAAGATGCTAGTGAGTCCTTCTAGGATTCTGTGTCCTTTGTCTTGTCTTGCTTGTCTCCACGAGTTCCGATGACCATGTGAACTTATGGGCAATGTTCAGAGGCGTGTGTACGCGCAAGGACTCTGGTACAGACAGCCGGGGGAAGGTTACCCGATGGctgattgtttctttcttctctgctcaCCCTGGGGGACCCTGAAAGCAGGGAGTCACCACGTAGGGCTGAAAGGCCTCCGTGCCTAAGAAATCAGGGCCCATGGAATAGTGGCCATAATTGCTTTTTATTAGAAGCCTCTGTGTAaaggcgcctgggttgctcagtgggttaagcctctgcctttggctcaagtcgtgatcccagggtcctgggatcgagccccgcaacgggctctctgctcagcggggagcctgcttccccctctctctgcctgcctctctgcctacttgtgatctttctctctctgtcaaataaataaataaataaataaatctttaaggaaaaaaaaaaaaaaagactctatgtatttatttgagaaagagcctggggaggggaagggcagcaggagagggagaagcagacctatggctgagctgggagcctgaagcAAAGaggtactccatcccaggaccctgagatcactgaaggcagacgcttcaccaaggCACCCAGCCACCCATgatcataattattattaataaagtgACTGAGCACTTTCCATGTACCGGCATTGCTAGGGTTTTATACAGCTTTGCACGGATTATGTGACTGAGTCCTAACTACAGCCCCATTAGGTGGGAGCCCTCGATCCCCCTTTTAcaagaggggaaactgaggttaaCCTAGGTGAGTCACTTGTCCAAGGTGACACAGCTTGCAAGCTGgtgagctggggtttgaacccaggaccACCTGAGCCCAAGGGTGCCCCTGACCTCACACACTACTGCCTCTTCTCAGAGAGGCAAGTGGGCCACATGCTTTGGGCATCCCCCGCACTGTGACTGTGGTCCTACCATGTTGGGGGCCTGCACTGTGCCAGGCCCACGGCCCCCCACACCGCTTCCTCCTGCTGCAGGCCTTCCGTGTTGTAACCAAGCCACAGAGACTCCCCAAGCCTCTGGATGGCAGCCAGAGTCCGAGCTTCCCAGCTATTCCTGCTGACAAATCACTGCAGGTTTGGAGCGCCATGTCCTGGCTCCTCCACTGCTCATTTGCTGGGTGACCTCAGGCCACTCCTttacataacctctctgagccatgGCTTCCTCCTCTAAGCCCTTCCCAGCAGGGCCAGTGTCAAGCACCTAGCAGAGCTCTTGCAAAGCCCTGGAAAGGTGAAAaatgcccctgccccctgcatgTTCTTCCCATCCTCTGGACCAGCACAGTCTTCGGATACGGACGTTTGCACCCATTTTCCAGAGGCCAACACTGAGGTACAATAAAACAAGGGCAGTCCAGGAACCTAGTGCTTGCCCCTGGCAAACTAGGCTACAAAGgatgtcggggggggggggggggggggggggggggNNNNNNNNNNNNNNNNNNNNNNNNNNNNNNNNNNNNNNNNNNNNNNNNNNNNNNNNNNNNNNNNNNNNNNNNNNNNNNNNNNNNNNNNNNNNNNNNNNNNGGGGGGCTGGGCTGCCACCAGCCTCCTTTGAGGATGGGAGCAGCCCAGAAAAGGGGAAACCTCAAGAACATAAGAGTTTGTGATCAAGGGTCTCAGCTCCCACGTTTCTAGGTGAGGAAACTGCGCAGAAAGTGGGGCCACCACTCAAAGAGTGCTTGGATGTTGGTCCCTGGAGAGCAGCCGTGGGAGGTCTGGGGGAGGTGGGCTCCTTCACTCACACGGCTGACCAGTGTGCCCACAGGGGGCAGGAGGCCCGCAGGGCACAGGACCGATGCCTAGAAGCGCTGACGTCTCAGTGCGACAGGAGGAGCTGAAGCCACAGGACCACAGGCAGGCAAAACCCTGCAGCTTAACCCAGGAGAGGGCCCTGGGAGGCACAGGGTCCTAGAGCAGAAACCCGGCCAGACTTTTGTTTGGTAGAGAGTGCGTGACAGGTGTGTTGGGAGGCACAGATCAGAGAGGGTCAGCTCAGGCTGCTAGACTGCAAAACCAGGCCAGCCAGAGACAGGACAGAGGGATCCCCTTGGGTTCCTGGGGTGGAAGGCCCTAATAGGGACCAACTGGGAGGTGTCCACATCGgcacccctcccttcccagctAGAGCCCCTgaaactcccccctcccccttcagcTGCCGACATCACCTCATAGCATTGCCCTGAGGAGCAAGGCAGGAAGGAGGCTCCACCACaagggaaactgagtcagggAGCTCATTGCAGGACTACCTCTTACCTtaacacacttaaaaatgttattcttggggtgcctgagtggctcagtcagttaagcgtttgccctcagctcaggtcatgatcgcagggtcctgggatccagccctacgtcggctccctgctcagcttgcttctgcccctgcacccctgctcatgctctctctcactctctctctctgtctcaaataaacaaataaaatatttttttaaaaacccacattaTTCTTACTAGGAGCTATCTCAGAAGGTCttcgctggctcagttggtaccactcttgatctcaggatcgtgagatcgagccccattgttgggcgtagagattacttaaaaatcaaatctttaaaaaaataagtgataatttttaaaaataaaatcttaacattaaaataaaaaaaaactattttatattctaacaaacagagacacagcaggagcCGGGCAGCCGCGGCCCCGCGTAGGAAGCCACTGCCACTTTTGAAGGCCCCTGGGGCTCCTCCTGGTCACATGCCCCAGCCCACCTGACCCCACGAGTCTGAACGTTGCATTAATTATTCCGTCAGCATCCTATATTTCCCCCTTATAATAGACCGCTTGATGTTCATGCT
This Mustela nigripes isolate SB6536 chromosome 13, MUSNIG.SB6536, whole genome shotgun sequence DNA region includes the following protein-coding sequences:
- the CCDC85C gene encoding coiled-coil domain-containing protein 85C isoform X4 → MAKPPAAAAAAAAASEELSQVPDEELLRWSKEELARRLRRAEGEKVGLMLEHGGLMRDVNRRLQQHLLEIRGLKDVNQRLQDDNQELRELCCFLDDDRQKGRKLAREWQRFGRHAAGAVWHEVARSQQKLRELEARQEALLRENLELKELVLMLDEERAALAGGGGGGGGGGGAGSRSSIDSQASLSGPLAGGAAGAGARDVGDGSSTSSAGSGGSPDHHHHIPPPLLPPGPHKASDGKAVATRRSLDDLSAPPHHRSIPNGLHDPSSTYIRQLETKAGPGEFRTLRKGFSPYHSESQLASLPPTYQDSLQNGPACTVPELSSPPSAGYSSAGQKPEAVVHAMKVLEVHENLDRQLQDSCEEDLSEKEKAIVREMCNVVWRKLGDAASSKPSIRQHLSGNQFKGPL
- the CCDC85C gene encoding coiled-coil domain-containing protein 85C isoform X3 → MAKPPAAAAAAAAASEELSQVPDEELLRWSKEELARRLRRAEGEKVGLMLEHGGLMRDVNRRLQQHLLEIRGLKDVNQRLQDDNQELRELCCFLDDDRQKGRKLAREWQRFGRHAAGAVWHEVARSQQKLRELEARQEALLRENLELKELVLMLDEERAALAGGGGGGGGGGGAGSRSSIDSQASLSGPLAGGAAGAGARDVGDGSSTSSAGSGGSPDHHHHIPPPLLPPGPHKASDGKAVATRRSLDDLSAPPHHRSIPNGLHDPSSTYIRQLETKQAGPGEFRTLRKGFSPYHSESQLASLPPTYQDSLQNGPACTVPELSSPPSAGYSSAGQKPEAVVHAMKVLEVHENLDRQLQDSCEEDLSEKEKAIVREMCNVVWRKLGDAASSKPSIRQHLSGNQFKGPL
- the CCDC85C gene encoding coiled-coil domain-containing protein 85C isoform X2, which translates into the protein MAKPPAAAAAAAAASEELSQVPDEELLRWSKEELARRLRRAEGEKVGLMLEHGGLMRDVNRRLQQHLLEIRGLKDVNQRLQDDNQELRELCCFLDDDRQKGRKLAREWQRFGRHAAGAVWHEVARSQQKLRELEARQEALLRENLELKELVLMLDEERAALAGGGGGGGGGGGAGSRSSIDSQASLSGPLAGGAAGAGARDVGDGSSTSSAGSGGSPDHHHHIPPPLLPPGPHKASDGKAVATRRSLDDLSAPPHHRSIPNGLHDPSSTYIRQLETKVRLLEGDKPLVQAGPGEFRTLRKGFSPYHSESQLASLPPTYQDSLQNGPACTVPELSSPPSAGYSSAGQKPEAVVHAMKVLEVHENLDRQLQDSCEEDLSEKEKAIVREMCNVVWRKLGDAASSKPSIRQHLSGNQFKGPL
- the CCDC85C gene encoding coiled-coil domain-containing protein 85C isoform X1, coding for MAKPPAAAAAAAAASEELSQVPDEELLRWSKEELARRLRRAEGEKVGLMLEHGGLMRDVNRRLQQHLLEIRGLKDVNQRLQDDNQELRELCCFLDDDRQKGRKLAREWQRFGRHAAGAVWHEVARSQQKLRELEARQEALLRENLELKELVLMLDEERAALAGGGGGGGGGGGAGSRSSIDSQASLSGPLAGGAAGAGARDVGDGSSTSSAGSGGSPDHHHHIPPPLLPPGPHKASDGKAVATRRSLDDLSAPPHHRSIPNGLHDPSSTYIRQLETKVRLLEGDKPLVQQAGPGEFRTLRKGFSPYHSESQLASLPPTYQDSLQNGPACTVPELSSPPSAGYSSAGQKPEAVVHAMKVLEVHENLDRQLQDSCEEDLSEKEKAIVREMCNVVWRKLGDAASSKPSIRQHLSGNQFKGPL